The proteins below are encoded in one region of Plasmodium cynomolgi strain B DNA, scaffold: 0256, whole genome shotgun sequence:
- a CDS encoding hypothetical protein (putative) produces RLLESPSSDLLSGKFYNALNQNVQGLRKYFKDCESLNSVPNGNFLKIYCAQLVKYIKTKYENSHEQNNEYDDCSLLNYWIFGKLSRVIPNNSSISSNNICDPIFEIYKQDDWYERKEFYDYCVDYKTLLDTANSYDSSCEVYYKYIESKIPIYEHIKKLCTSENAEKCPNFYAQFKDYDPKLLLSNLKCHKTMLEKEPALENVMATQAIVTSLK; encoded by the exons AGATTACTCGAATCACCTTCAAGCGATTTACTAtcaggaaaattttataacgCTTTAAATCAGAATGTTCAGGGTTTACGTAAATACTTTAAGGATTGTGAATCATTAAATTCTGTGCCTAAtggaaattttcttaaaatctATTGTGCCCAGCtcgtaaaatatataaaaacaaaatatgaaaattcacatgaacaaaataatgaataCGATGATTGCTCACTTTTAAACTATTGGATATTCGGAAAATTA AGTCGTGTTATTCCTAATAATTCCAGCATATCTTCTAATAATATATGTGATCCTATCTTTGAAATCTATAAACAGGATGATTGGTATGAAAGAAAGGAATTTTACGATTATTGTGTCGATTACAAAACACTTTTAGATACTGCTAATTCTTATGATAGTAGTTGCGAGGTATATTATAAGTACATTGAAAGTAAAATTCcaatatatgaacatattAAGAAACTCTGTACATCAGAAAATGCGGAAAAGTGTCCGAATTTTTATGCACAATTCAAGGATTACGATCCCAAATTGTTGCTATCTAATCTAAAATGTCATAAGACAATGCTAGAAAAAGAGCCAGCTCTGGAAAATGTTATGGCCACACAGGCTATTGTAACATCTCTTAAATAA